A single genomic interval of Koleobacter methoxysyntrophicus harbors:
- the ilvN gene encoding acetolactate synthase small subunit, translated as MKHTLSVLVENHPGVLSRVAGLFSRRGFNIESLAVGVTERPDISRMTIVVEGDDYTVEQVSKQLNKLIDVIKVSDIAPEDSVSRELVLIKVDADPSVRSEIIQIAEIFRANIVDVSKKSMIIELTGDKNKVNAMEELLRQFGIKELVRTGIIALNRGSRA; from the coding sequence CGTTCTAGTAGAGAATCATCCAGGGGTTTTATCGAGGGTGGCAGGTCTTTTCAGCAGGCGAGGTTTTAATATTGAAAGCCTGGCCGTAGGAGTTACAGAAAGACCAGATATATCGAGAATGACTATAGTGGTTGAGGGGGATGATTACACTGTCGAACAGGTTTCAAAACAGCTAAACAAACTAATAGACGTTATCAAGGTAAGCGATATTGCCCCTGAGGATTCGGTTAGCAGGGAACTGGTTTTGATAAAGGTAGATGCAGACCCTTCTGTACGATCAGAAATCATACAGATTGCAGAAATATTTAGGGCAAATATTGTTGATGTAAGTAAAAAGTCTATGATAATCGAGCTTACTGGAGACAAAAACAAAGTCAATGCCATGGAAGAACTACTGAGACAATTTGGGATTAAGGAGCTTGTCCGAACAGGCATTATAGCCCTGAATAGAGGTTCAAGGGCTTAA
- a CDS encoding 2-isopropylmalate synthase, with the protein MGKHIQIFDTTLRDGEQTPGVSLNLQEKYEIAKQLAKLNVDIIEAGFPIASRGDFEAVKNIAKNVSGPVIAGLARANKQDIEIAWEAVKYAERPRIHTFIATSDIHMKYKLKMTRDQVIEAAVNAVKLAKRFTPDVEFSAEDASRSDPEFLYRIFEEAIKAGATVINVPDTVGYAVPWEFGRLIHKIRENVPSIYKAIISVHCHDDLGLAVANSLAAVENGAQQIEVAVNGLGERAGNAALEEIVMALNTRSDFFMNPTRIETTQIYRTSRLVSALTGIQVPPNKAIVGANAFAHESGIHQHGVLEEKSTYEIMKPETIGVSTNKLVMGKHSGRHAFKEKLKEMGYNLSDEEINKVFQKFKDLADKKKEISEKDIEALVEEEVIITPETFKLEYLQATSGSGVVASAVVKLNKMGVTIEEAACGDGPVDATYRAIERACGGDFKLVDYTIKAVTGGKDALGEVIVRVEKNNKIQIGRGVSTDIIEASAKAYLSAINKIIYDDNPYKERIDAVQ; encoded by the coding sequence ATGGGCAAACATATACAGATCTTTGATACCACTCTTAGAGATGGAGAGCAAACCCCGGGGGTGAGCCTGAACCTCCAGGAAAAATATGAGATAGCGAAACAGTTGGCAAAACTCAATGTGGATATTATAGAAGCAGGATTTCCTATAGCATCAAGGGGCGATTTTGAAGCCGTTAAGAATATAGCCAAGAATGTTTCGGGCCCTGTTATTGCCGGATTAGCCAGAGCGAATAAGCAGGATATTGAAATAGCCTGGGAAGCCGTAAAATATGCCGAAAGACCCAGAATCCATACATTTATTGCAACTTCTGATATTCATATGAAATATAAGCTTAAGATGACCAGGGACCAGGTAATTGAAGCTGCAGTAAATGCTGTAAAACTGGCCAAGAGGTTTACCCCGGATGTAGAGTTTTCAGCGGAAGATGCTTCAAGGTCAGATCCGGAGTTCCTTTACAGGATCTTTGAAGAAGCTATAAAGGCAGGAGCTACAGTAATAAATGTTCCAGACACGGTAGGTTATGCCGTGCCGTGGGAATTCGGCCGGCTTATTCATAAAATAAGGGAGAATGTACCTAGTATCTACAAAGCCATTATCAGCGTTCACTGTCATGATGATTTGGGGCTTGCAGTGGCAAATTCCCTTGCCGCTGTTGAAAATGGGGCTCAACAAATAGAGGTTGCTGTGAATGGTCTAGGAGAAAGGGCGGGAAACGCAGCTCTCGAAGAAATAGTAATGGCTTTAAATACCCGTTCCGATTTCTTTATGAATCCGACCCGCATTGAAACTACACAGATTTACAGGACCAGCAGGTTGGTAAGCGCCTTAACCGGAATCCAGGTTCCTCCCAACAAGGCTATTGTTGGTGCAAATGCCTTTGCCCATGAATCGGGTATACATCAGCATGGAGTATTAGAAGAAAAATCCACGTATGAAATTATGAAACCGGAGACGATAGGAGTGAGTACAAACAAACTGGTTATGGGAAAACACTCTGGGAGGCATGCTTTTAAAGAAAAATTGAAGGAAATGGGTTATAATCTCAGTGATGAAGAGATAAACAAAGTATTCCAAAAGTTTAAAGACCTGGCTGATAAGAAAAAGGAGATCAGCGAAAAGGATATTGAAGCCCTTGTTGAGGAAGAGGTAATTATCACACCGGAGACCTTTAAACTTGAATATTTACAGGCTACCAGTGGTAGCGGTGTAGTTGCATCGGCAGTAGTAAAACTGAACAAGATGGGGGTTACAATCGAGGAAGCTGCGTGTGGTGATGGGCCTGTGGATGCAACTTATAGAGCTATTGAGAGAGCTTGTGGCGGGGATTTCAAACTGGTTGATTATACAATTAAGGCTGTTACTGGCGGAAAAGATGCTCTAGGAGAGGTAATAGTACGGGTTGAAAAGAACAATAAGATTCAAATCGGACGGGGGGTTAGCACTGACATTATCGAAGCAAGCGCAAAGGCTTATTTGAGTGCTATTAATAAAATCATTTATGACGATAACCCTTACAAGGAAAGAATTGATGCGGTTCAGTAA
- the ilvC gene encoding ketol-acid reductoisomerase, translated as MAKMYYDKDADLGLLKGKKIAVIGYGSQGHAQAQNLKDSGLDVVVGLYKGSKSWKRVEEDGLQVATVEEAAKQADIIQILAPEEKHAEIFKKFIEPNLKEGNALVFSHGFNIHYHQVVPPENVDVFMVAPKSPGHILRRMYIQGAGVPGLLAVYQDYTGKAKDLALAYAKGIGCTRAGVIETTFAEETETDLFGEQTVLCGGITELIKAGFETLVEAGYQPEIAYFECLNEMKLIVDLIYEGGLSYMRYSISDTAEYGDYMVGKRIITEETRQEMKKVLQEIQTGKFAKEWILENQANRPMFNTLRKKEADHLIEKVGKELRAMMPWLKK; from the coding sequence ATGGCGAAAATGTATTATGACAAAGATGCTGATTTAGGACTATTGAAAGGAAAGAAAATAGCGGTAATAGGATATGGAAGTCAAGGGCATGCCCAGGCTCAAAATCTAAAGGACAGCGGTCTTGATGTAGTGGTAGGGTTGTATAAGGGAAGCAAATCATGGAAAAGAGTTGAAGAAGATGGATTACAGGTTGCTACTGTTGAGGAAGCTGCTAAACAGGCTGATATTATCCAGATACTTGCCCCTGAAGAAAAACATGCAGAAATTTTCAAAAAATTTATCGAACCCAATCTCAAAGAAGGTAATGCCCTAGTTTTTTCCCATGGGTTTAATATCCATTACCACCAGGTGGTTCCCCCTGAAAATGTTGATGTATTCATGGTAGCTCCTAAAAGCCCCGGGCATATTTTAAGGAGAATGTATATTCAGGGGGCAGGAGTGCCGGGTCTTTTGGCGGTTTATCAGGATTATACCGGCAAAGCCAAAGATTTAGCTTTAGCATATGCTAAAGGAATAGGGTGTACGAGAGCCGGCGTCATAGAGACTACTTTTGCAGAGGAAACGGAAACAGACCTCTTTGGAGAACAGACAGTACTCTGTGGAGGTATTACAGAATTGATAAAAGCGGGTTTTGAAACCCTGGTTGAAGCGGGATACCAACCGGAGATTGCATATTTCGAGTGTTTAAATGAGATGAAACTAATTGTGGACCTGATATATGAGGGCGGTTTAAGTTATATGAGGTACTCTATAAGTGATACTGCTGAATATGGTGATTATATGGTGGGCAAGAGGATAATTACAGAGGAAACAAGGCAGGAAATGAAAAAGGTTCTGCAGGAGATACAAACGGGTAAATTTGCTAAGGAATGGATTCTCGAAAATCAGGCAAACAGGCCCATGTTCAATACCTTGAGGAAGAAAGAAGCAGACCACCTCATTGAAAAGGTTGGTAAGGAATTAAGGGCGATGATGCCCTGGTTGAAAAAATAG